In Natator depressus isolate rNatDep1 chromosome 22, rNatDep2.hap1, whole genome shotgun sequence, the following proteins share a genomic window:
- the LOC141976104 gene encoding T-cell surface glycoprotein CD3 gamma chain-like has protein sequence MGKQGYLVSVIMVGFIIKGVVTQDLSERAKIKVERRGRDVVLKCEGASGSTSNVTWMKDDTQIERKGEELNLGAEANDPRGIYRCHNSGPLQVYFRMCQNCIELDAATISGIVVADIIATVLLAIAVYCITGQDSGRLLRASDRQNLIANEQLYQPLGERDNEQYSRLGVTRTRK, from the exons ATGGGGAAACAAGGGTATCTGGTCAGCGTAATAATGGTCGGATTTATCATCAAAG gTGTGGTCACACAAGACCTTTCAGAGAGAG caAAAATAAAGGTGGAAAGGCGTGGCCGTGACGTGGTCCTgaagtgcgagggggcttcaggctCGACATCCAATGTAACCTGGATGAAAGATGACACTCAaatagagagaaagggagaagagTTGAATTTGGGCGCAGAAGCGAACGACCCAAGAGGAATTTATAGATGTCATAATTCAGGTCCTCTACAAGTGTATTTCCGAA TGTGCCAGAATTGCATCGAGTTGGATGCAGCCACCATCTCAGGGATCGTGGTAGCTGATATCATCGCCACGGTCCTCCTGGCAATCGCTGTGTACTGCATCACCGGCCAAGACAGTGGCCGTCTCTTACGAG CTTCTGATCGACAGAACCTGATCGCCAATGAGCAGCTCTACCAG CCCCTTGGTGAGCGGGACAATGAGCAGTACAGCCGCCTAGGAGTTACCAGGACTCGCAAATGA